GGTCCGCCCCTTTTTCTTGCCGGCGGGATATCTCGGGCGTATATCTAGATATCCGAAGGAGATATCCGATGGCGCTTTTCATCCGCGACGACGAGGTCGATGCTCTGGCGAGCGAGCTTCAGCGGGCGACGAATGCAGCCACAAAAAAGGAAGCGGTGCGGCGGGCGCTGAAGAACGAGTTGGCGCGAATGCGCGCTGTTCCGCCCGGCAACGACAAACTGGCGCGGGCGATGGCGCTCGCCGACGCGATGGGCGACAGCGATCCGGCCTTCGACATGAAAAAGTTCACGGACGAGATGTGGGGAGACCTCTGATGTTCGTGGACGCTTCGGTCCTAGTCGCCGTCCTCGCGCGAGAATCCGATGGTCCGCAACTGACCGAGCGACTTCGAGGTATGATCCCCGGTGGCACGTTCGTCTCGCCAATCGTGCGCTACGAAGCGACGCTGGCAATGGCTCGGGTGAAAGCCAAGGCAGCCGGGAGAACAAGGCCGACGCCGGAACTCCTATTGCAGGCACGCGAAACCGTTGATGCCTTGCTCGATTGGCTCCAGGCCCAGGACGTGGACATCACTTCTGAAATCGGCGTCGCGGCACTCGAAACGACCGGGCGCTACGGAAAAATCGTGGGCCATCCGGCAGCGCTCAACTTCGGCGACTGTTTCGCCTACGCCTGCGCCAAATCCCTCGGCGTCGCCCTCGCCTACAAAGGCGACGACTTCACCCACACAGATCTGGCATGAATCACCCGCCGGAGTTCAGGGCGTCGAGCAGGGTCCATACGGCAATCGCAAGAAGAGCCGCGCCGGCGATCCCGCGCACGGTCGCTCCGAGATAGGGCGGAAGGCCGCGCGCTGCGGCGCGGCTTGCGATCCAGCCCACGAGCAGGAACCATCCAAGCGCCATCGTGAAGACGCAGGCGGGCGCGGCGACCAGCAGGCGGCTGCCGGAGTCCGCAAGACTTATTGCGGCCGTGGAGAAGAAGGCGAAGCTGATCGGATTGCTCAAGGAAGTGACGAGACCTGCGAGGAGATGTCCGCCAATCGCGCCTCCCGCCCGGGCAACGCGCGGATCGGAAGGCCTGACAGCCTGGGAGACGAGCCGCAGGCCGAGATAGAGCATCGTCGCCGCGAACAGGAACGGCGCGACCAGGCCGAGATCGGCCGCCTCGCCGATCCTGTTTCCGGCATACATTGCCACCAGCGCCAACAGCGTGGCGCCGAACGCCACGCCGATCGCCGCCGCCATGCCCTCGCCGCCCCGCGACGCCAGGCTCGCCGCCGAGACGACGACCATATTCGGACCCGGCACCACCAGCAGCGCTGCATAGCCTGCCATCAGTTGCAGCGTCCCGGCGGGAAGGCCGTCGATCAATCCGGACATCGCGTTTCTCCGCGACGCCCGGACCGTCTTATCCTTCACACGCGTCGCGGTCGCTGATTGCCGCAACGGAAGCAAGAGGACTGTGAAACATCTAACGCAGCGTCGCGGCGGGCGACAGTTCAGGCGCTACTCTGCCGGATCGATCGCGCTGACCACGCGCGCCACGATCTCCCCGATCGTGGCATCGTCGAGCGTCTCGACGTAACGCGCGGTTCCACCCCGCACACGCGCCTCGATATCGAAGCTGCGGACCTGGTTGCAGACCGCGACGCCGGTGGTGCGGTGGCCGATGATCGGGACGGCCAGCCCGACATTGCGGGTGAACACGCCGCCCGTCGTCACCGGGACGGTCATCGAGACGCCGAGTGCGTTGATTTCGTGCGGCGTGATCACCACGAAGGAGTGGAGGTCCTTCATCTCGCGGCCGGCGACCGGATTGGGATCGATCCAGTAGATGTCTCCCCGCCGCGGCACGCTGCTGCGGACCATCAGGGCAGCTCGCGGCCGACGGAGTCACCTTCGCGCGCCCATTCGGTCTGCGCGTTGAGCTCGGCCATTGCGTCGGCACCTTCCAGCAGCTCGCCAAGCGAGTAGCGCTTCCTGGCGCCCCTTACCGGACGGGCGATCAGCTCGCCGTCGGTAACGCTCAGCGACAATTGCGAGCCGACCTCCACATCCATCAGCTTCAGAAGCGCCGGCGGGATGGTCACCACGGCGGCGCCGCCCTGCCGGCGTATTTTCGATGTGATGGACATTGGCGACACTCCAACCAGATGTGCTACATACATAGCACACGCGAGAGTGACCGCAATCGATCCTTACCGCAGCGTCGCCGCGATATTCCCCCCGTCGACCGTCGTCACATCCGCCGTCGTCCGCTCCGCCAGCGCGTGGTGCAGGAAGGCCTGCGCCACGTGGTCGGCGGTGACTTCCTGGCCGAGCAGGTTGCCGGACATGTAGTCCTTCTCCGACAGGCCGCGGGCGGTGGAGCGGCTGGCGATCATCGCGTCGGTGAGCAGGCCCGAGCGGATGCGGTCGGCGTTGACGGCGTTGGAGCGCACGCCGATCGAACCGTAGTCGAGCGCATATTGCCGCGACAGGAACAGCGTCGCCGCTTTGGGCAGGCCATAGGCGCCGAACTTCGGGCCGGGATTGATCGCCTGCTTGGAGGTGTTGAAGAGCAGGCAACCGCCGGTGCCCTGCTGCTTGAAGATGCGCACCGCGTTCTGCGCCACGGACTGGTGGGCGAAGAAGTTGAGCTCGAAGCTCTTGCGCAGCAGCGCGTCGTCGATCTCGCCGATCGCGCCTTCGAAAGCCGCGCCCGCATTCGAGACAACGATGTCGACGCCGCCATAGGTCGCGACGGCCTTGTCGAACGCGGCGCGTACATCGGCCGGCTTGGTCACGTCCGCGCCCACGCCGATCGAGGCGTTGCCGGCGGCCTTGGCGACCTCCTTGGCCTTTGCCTCATCGAGGTCGACCACGACCACATGTGCGCCATTGGCGGCGAACATCTTCGCCGTCGCAGCGCCGATCGCGCCCGCGCCGCCAGTCACCAGCATCACTTGGCCCGTCAGCGGCTTCGGCTTGTTGCCGGCGAGCTTGGCCTGCTCCAGCGACCAGTATTCGAGCTCGAACAGGTCGGACTTGGCGAGCGGGCGGAAGTCGCCGATCGCCTCCGCCCCACGCACCGCGTCCATCCACGCCTCGGCGACATCTGAAGCGATCTTCGCGTCCTTCAGTGTGCGGCCGTGGCCGAAGATGCCGACGCCCGGAACGAGGCTGAGGCGCGGCATCGGGTCGAGCATGGTGCGCCTGACCTCGTCGCGCGCGTCGTTGGTGCGGAAGTAGTCGGTGTATTCGGCGACATAGGCCGCCACCTTCTCGCGGATCGCCTTCGGATAGTTCGCGTCTCCGGCGGCCGGTGCCGGCAGCACCATCGGGCCAGTCTTGATGCGGATCGAGAGATCCGGCGTCGAGACGCCGCGATCGGCCAGCCGCTGGAGATCGGCATTGGCGAGGAAATCGAGGATCGCCGGCGAGGTGCGGAAGTCGGACACCATGCGGTCGAAGCGTCCTTCACCGAGATCGACGGCGACCGCGCCCCGCAGCGACGAAGCGATGTCTGCCGCTGTCGCCAGCGTCGCGGGGAGTGCCGCGGTCTTCGCCGGCGCCTTGCCGTTCTTCGCGACATAATCCTCAGCGACCGTGACCCAGTGGATCATCAGGTCATAGGCCTCCTTGGCGGTCTCGGCGAAGGTGAAGATGCCGTGCTTGTCGAGGATCAGGCCTTCGACGGAGGTGTCCTTCTCGAACACCTCGGCCGCCGCCTTGGCGAGGTCGAAGCCGGGCTTGATGTAGGGCACGTAGCCCATCTTCGGGCCGAAGACCTTGGCGATCGTCTCGACGCTGTCGGTGCCCTGGTCGACGATGGCGAGCACGGCCGTCGAATGCGTGTGGTCGACGAACTTGTGCGGCAGGAAGGCGTGCAACAGCGTCTCGACCGACGGATTGGGCGAGGACGGGTCGATGAGGTTGGCGCGCTGCAGCGCGACCATGTCCTCGTCGGAAAGCACGTCCTTTGCGCGCGCCTTTAAGAGCGGCGCCATCTTCACCGCCGGCAGGCCGGCCGGCTCGATGACCGCCATGTCCCAGCCGGAACCCTTGACGTGCAGCACGTCGTAGGTGTCGCCGACGAGGTCGGTCGCGGTGGCCTTCACCGACGTGTTGCCGCCGCCATGCAGCACCAAGCGCGGCTCGCCGCCGAGCAGCCGGGTCGTGTAGACGCGCAGCGCCAGATCGCGCGCGACGCCCTTGGCGGCATATTCGCCGACGAGACGCTCGGCTTCCTGGTCGTTCCAGAGGTTCTTCATTGCAGTCTTCCGTATTGCGATGAGTTGATGACCGGTCAGCCGCCCGCAAGCAGGCCGCGCGCTATTGCCGCGGTCGCGACTAGGTGGGTGCAGAAGCCGCCGGCAAGCGCTGCGCGAAGCGGTGCGAGCTTGCTCTCCTCCTGCACGACCGTCAGCCTGCGGGGGATCTTCTTGAGGCTTTCGAGATCGGCGGAGATGACGCGGCGGTTGTAGTCGCAGTCGAGCAGGCGGCCGGAGCGATCGATGATCTGGCCGGCGATCACACCCGCCCCGCCCTGCTTTCGCAGTTGCGCCAGTTCGTTCGCCGTCAGCGCGCCGCACTTCACCACATGGCTGTCCTCGTCGAGCGTGCCGACCGAATAGAGCGACAGGTCGCAGCCGGCGACGCTGTCGAGCTGCTCGCGGATCACCGGCTCGCTGCGCAGGGCGCTGGCAAGCTCGGGCGTAGAGAGAACCAGGGGGGCATAGAAATTCAGGCCGCGCGCGTTGAGCCGCCGCGCGATCTCCATCGTGCACTGGTCGGGCCGGTAGGAATAGGGCGCGCCGAGATTGCCGCAGAGCTGGACGACGGTGACGCCTTCGAGATCGGCAAAGGACATGACGTCGGCAATCGCATAGACGGTGCGGCCCCAGGCGATGCCGACACGCTGGCCGCGCCCGACCATCTCGAGGAAGACGCTCGCCCCGAGCGACGGGATCTCGGCCTCGGCCTCCCCGGCGGCCAGGTCCTCGCCGGCGATCCAGACGGCCTCCAGCCCGAACTTATCCTCGACCTCGCGGGCGAGCTGTTCGCCGCGAAAGAGATGCGTGGCGGTGGAGATGTTGACGATGCCCGTCTCGCGGGCGCGACGGAGATAGAGCGCGACGGAGGCGCGCGAGATATTCAGCCGCTGCGCCACCTCGTCCTGGCGCAGTCCATGCGTATAATAGAGCCAGGCCGCCTTGTGCACGATCCTGTCAGCTTGCGCCTTCGCCATTGCTCCTCACCATGCTCCAACGCATGGCGACATATTTCACACGGATTGGCAATTGTCAAAGAAATGGCGCGACGGAGCCTGCGGCAAACATGGGTGCCGTGGGCTAATCGAGATCGAGCGACGCCAGCATCAGGCCGGGCTCCTGCGGATGATGCTCGACATGGAAGCCGAACTGGCGGCACATCGACAGCATGCGCGTGTTGTCGCCCAGGATGATGCCTTCGATCCGCTGGATGCCGTCGGCACGGGCGTAGTCGATCAGGTGCCGCAGCAACGCCCAGCCGAGCCCGTGTCCCTGCAGGTCGGTCCGCACGAGAAGCGCGTATTCGGCCTTCACATGGTCCGGATCGGCGGACAGGCGGCCGATGGCCGCAAGCTCGCCGGTCTCCTGCAGGGCCACGAAGGCGATCTCGCGGTCGTAGTCGAGCTGGGTCAGCCGCTTCAGCATCTCGTCCGGAAACTCCTTGCGCTGTGCGAGGAAGCGGAAGCGGATGTCGTCGGCGGACACTTTTGCCAGGAAATCGGGATAGAGCCGGACGTCGGCCGGCTTGATCGGGCGGACATGGAAATCGGCCCTGTCGCTCGAGACGGTCGTTTCCCAGCCGGACGGATAGGGGCGGATCACGAGCGAACGCTCCGGCCCGTCCTCCTCGACCCGCGCCGGATCGATCTCGACGCGGGCGTCGAGCGCGACGGCGCCCTCGGCATTGGCGAGCAGCGGGTTGATGTCGACGCCGTCGATGCAGGGGAAATCGATGATGAGCTGCGACAAGCCGTTGAGCGCCTTCACGATCGCCGCGCGGTCGGCCGGTTTGCGGTCGCGGTAGCCGGCAAGCAGGCGGCCGATGCGGGTGCGGTCGATCAGGTCGCCCGCCAGCACGTCGTCCATCGGCGGCAGGCCGACCGAGGTGTCCTCCATGACCTCGACGGCGACGCCGCCTGCGCCGAACAGGATCACCGGTCCGAAGATCGGATCGCGGCTCATGCCGAGGATCAGCTCGTGCGCCTGCTTGCGCACGACCATCGGCTGCACCGCGAAGCCGTCGATCGCCGCACCCGGTTTCACCTTCGCCACGCGCTTCTCGATCGTGCGGGCGGCCTCGGCAGCCGCCTCCGCCGTATCGAGCGACAGAACCACGCCGCCGACGTCGGACTTGTGGGTAATCTCCTTCGACAAAAGCTTGACCGCCACCTGCCCGCCCCCGGCGAGCAGCCGCTCCGCAGCGGCCTGCACCTCGGCCGGGGTTTGGGCGACCAGCACTTCCGGCGCGTCGACGCCGTAGGCGCGGATGACGCTCTTCGCCTCCGGCTCGGTCAGCATGCGCCGGCCCTCTCGCGCAGCTTCGCGCAGGATGCCGAGAACCAGCTTGCGGTTGCCATCCACATCCTCGCTGCCGGCCGACGGCACGCGGCTCAACGCCATCTGCGCCTTCGACCAGTCCGCAAGATAGGCGGCCGCCCGCGCAGTGTCGGCCGGAGTCTCGAAGCTCGCGAGACCGGCATCCTGAAGGGCGCGGCGGCCGATGCGCGCCGTGTGCTCGCCGAGCCAGCAGGTCAGCACCGGCTTGCCGCCGATATGGCCCTTGTCGGCAAGCTCGGCGACGGCAGTGGCGGCCGCGATCGGCGAGGCGAGGCCGGTCGGACAGTTGAACACCATCACCGCATCGACCCCGGGATCCGCCGCAACGGCCGAGACCGCGGCGCGGTAACGCTCCGGCGGGGCATCGCCGATGATGTCGACCGGATTGCCCTTGGACCAGGTCGGTGGAAGGACCGCGCCCAGCGCCTTCAACGTCTCGGGAGAAAGCTCGGCGAGTTCGATGCCGCAGCTCACAAGCTCGTCGACGGCCAGCACGCCAGCGCCGCCGCCATTGGTGACGATGCCGATGCGGGCGCTGTACAACGGCGGGAAACGTGAGGTGATCTCGGCCGCGTCGATCAGCTCCGCGAGGCCGTCGACCCTGAGGATGCCGGCGCGCCGCAGTGCCGCGTCCACCACGCGGTCCGCGCCCGACAGAGCGCCGGTGTGGGTGGCGGCAGCCTTGGCCGCGGCGGCATGGCGGCCGGACTTGATGGCGATCACCGGCTTGATGCGCGCGGCGGCACGTGCCGCCGACATGAACTTGCGCGGATTGGTGATCGATTCGAGATACATCACGATGGCCTTGGTGGCCGGGTCACCGGCGAGCAGGTCGAGCCAGTCGCCGACGTCGACGTCAGCCATGTCGCCGAGCGAGACGATATGGGAGAAGCCGACATTGTTCTCCGCCGCCCAGTCGATCAGCGAGGTGGCGATCGCGCCGGACTGCGACAGGAGCGCGATGTTGCCGGGCCGGGCCGCCATATGGGCGAAGCCGGCATTCAGCTTGAAGGGCGGGATCATCAGGCCGACCGTGTTGGGACCGATGATGCGGAAGAGATGAGGCCGTGCCGCGTCGAGCATGGCCTGGCGCAGCCCGTTCGCGCGCGTCAGCCCCGCCGTGATCACCACGCCAGCGCGGCATCCTTTCTCGCCGAGCTCGGAGATGACGCCGGGCACCGCTTCGGCCGGCGTGACGATGACGGCGAGATCGGGCGCGGCCGGCAGGGCGGCGGCGTTGCGGAAGGCGGGGAGACCGCGGATCTCGTGGTATTTCGGATTGATCGGCCAGATCGGCCCTTCGAAACCGCCGGAGACGATGTTGTCGAGCACCACCCGCCCGACAGATCCCACGCGCTCGGAAGCGCCGACGACAGCCACGGAGCGCGGACGCGCGGCGAATTCCAGGTTTCTGATGGTCATGCGTCACCCTCTTTCCGCCGACGACCTATCGCTGAGGAGACTGCATCGTCATTGTCACGGATCAAAAGTACGTCGGCCGGCGCCCCGGACGCTACAACCGTCGGAAAGCCGACGACATCCAGTCGGTGGGGCGAGTGTCTCTCTCGGCTTCCTCGTCGGGGCGAACCAGCGTGAGTGCCGGGATGCGCTGCATCAGGCTTGGGTCGCGGTGCAGCACATACTCCAGATTGCGCCTCGCCAGCCGGGCATGCTCGCGGGCGATCGCTTCGGCGCGCGCGCCTTCCCTCTTCTCGATCGCCTCGAGGATGGCGCGATGCTGCTCCTGCGCGCCGACGAGCGACCGGCGGAAGACCGGAACGTCTTCCTGCTTTTCGAGGAATGCGCTGGGCGACGCGAAGGGCAGCCGCACGGCACGCTCGATCTCGCGACGGATCGTCTCGCTGCCGGCAAGCCCCGCCAGGAGCCGGTGGAACTCGTCATTGCCCTGCACATAGGCTTCGAAATCCATCTCCGCCGGCCCCGGCTCGATGGCGCGCCCGATCGCGTCGACCACATACAAGATGTCGGAAAGCTTGCGCGGGTCGGCTCCCCGCTCGGCGGCGAGCCGCGCCGCGGTGCCTTCGAGCACGCCGCGAAGCTCAAGCGCGTCCATGACCTCCTCGATGGTGAAGGCGCGGGCAAAATAGCTGCCGGACCGGGTCTTTTCGAGAAGGCCTTCCTGCTCCAGCCGCGCCAGCGCCGCGCGCACCGGCGTGCGCGAAATCCCGAGTTGCTCGGCGAGGGGGATTTCGGACAATCGCTCGCCGGCCGCAATCCGCCCGCTCATGATGAGATCGCGAATTCCGAGCAGCGCCTTGAGCGATTGCGAAGCTTCCTTGTCACCCATCGCGTTCTCCCCGGCGATCCGACCGGCCCGTCCGGGCCGATCGGGAGCTTTCCCTGCACTATCTGTGCCTCAGGCCGCGCGGGTGCGCCAGCTTTCCACGTAGTTTTCGCGCGCTTCGCGTGCGTACGGCGCCGCCGACACGCGCACGCGGATCTCGGCCTGGCGGTGCTTTTCCGTCGCGGTCTTGTCCGTGCCGCCGTCCGGCTCGCCCCAGACGAGCGTCAGGATGTCACCGATCTCGACGTCGTCGTCGACGACGCCGAGCGACAGCATGCAGCGTTCGTTGAAGCTGTAGCCCGAGAACATCGACAGCCCGACCATCCGGTCGCCGCGCATGATCCTGTCGAACGACGAGGAGGCATAGTTTGCCACCGGGAAGTCGATCCATTTGTAGGGCAGGTCGTCGCGCTGGAAGGCCGACGCGATGACCTTGGCCACGTCGTCGCCGTTCCATTCGAACGTCACCTTCTTGCGGTGCCTGCGGCCCTGCATCTTCTCCAGGGCCGCACGCCCGACGAAGTCGTGATCGTTCTTGATATAAAAGCCGTAGCCGAGCTCCCAGGGGGTCGAATAATAGTCCCGGATATCGTCCGACACGAACGACCCGCCGATCGAGCCGGTCGCTTCGTAACCGTCGGCCGGCAGCCACTGGCGATAGGCTTTCATCTCCTCGCCGGTGTAGACGGCCGGCAGCGGCGACGGGATCCAGCCGGACTCGAGCGTGTTCGTCGAATAGGCCCGGCTGCCGACCTGGTAGAGGTCGAACTCCTTGCCCGCCTCCAGGATCGCCGCGCGGATCTCGTCCTTTTCGGCATAGGGACCGAACACCTCCAGCCCCGGCGCGCCGGCCATGCCGTGGCGCAGCGCCCTCACCTTGCGGCCGGCGATGTTGATGCGGTCCATATGGAAGAACTTGATGTCCGGCACCAGCCCGCCATTGAGCTTCTCGAGGATCTGCGGCGCGTTCGGCCCCTGGATCTGGAAGCGGTAATGGCGTCGCTCGACCTTGTTTCCGTCCGGTCGGGACGGCGAGCGGTCATCGCGGATGGTCTTGACCGAACGACCACCCTTTTTGGCATTGTATTCAACCCAGTTCACGGTCGGGGCGCGGCCGACCAGGACGTATTCGTCCTCTTCGAGGTGGAAGCAGATCACATCGCCGATGACGTAGCCTTCGGGGCTCACCGGCACGTAGTGCTTGGCGCGGTCGACGGGGAAGTTCCTGAAACTGTTGATCGACAGGCTTTCGAGGAAACGGCCCGCGTCCGGCCCTTCGACGGTCAGCTCCGCCATGTGATGCGACTGGTCGAACAGTACCGCGGAATCGCGCCAGGCGCGCTGTTCGTCACGCCAGTTGGCGAACTCGGCCGCGACGACTGGATACACATAGCTTCCGATTTTTGAGTTTCTCAGAATCTCGACGATGTTTTTTCCCGATTTTGTGACGTCTTCCAAGCTAGATGATGTCATTGTTCGATCCTCCCTGATCGCTGGCGACTTCCATGCGCAGTACCTGTATACAATCAGAAGATATCGAGCCGTTCAATCGCCATTCCGCGACCTTCACGCAAGGCGGGTCGGGCGCGGCCGGCCGCTCCTGGGTCCATCCGCGATGCCCTTCATGTGAATCACCTCACAGACGCGCGCCCTGAATTCGAAGACCTTCCGTTACGGCAAGGCCGAATCGAGCCTTGAGCCCAATGAAAAGGAGCAGGTCCCAGCGACCCGCACGTTCCCGAATGCCAAAGGACTTTTCATTGTCGTCGTCTGCGCGGGCGGTTCCTCCCGCCGTCCGTGCAGACGGCCCGCCGCGCTCCGCGACGCCCTTCCTGCCGCCCCGGCCCGCGCCGCGGCTGCTCGGGGCGCGTTTCGAGCGAAACTGTCCGTCACTCGAGTGAGCAACGCCATGCTTTCCACCATGATCGAGCTGTCGTACAAAGACACCGGACGCCGCGAGCGGAGCATTCCGATGACGGGCAGCACACATGATGCGGGTGGCGCAGCCCTTCCGGTGCGCATCGGAAGCGGCCTGTTCGACCTGTTGTTCAAGGGATGCCGCATCGAGCGCTACCCGGCCGGCCAGCACCTGTTCGTACAGGAGGACGACGCCGACCGGATCTATGGCGTCCTTTCCGGGACCGTGGAGATCTCCCTCTTCTCGCCCGGCGGGCAGAAGCTGGTCGCCAATATCGAACTGCACCACAGCCTGGTCGGCGAGATCGGCGCGCTCGACGGCGGCACGAGGACGGCGACTGCGATCTGCCTGACGGCCTGCGAGCTCGTCTCGCTCAGCCGCGCGCAGCTGTTCGACCGGATGCAGGCCCACCCGGAACTCGCCCGCGCGATGATCGAGCTTCTGTGCGCGCGGCTGCGCTGGGTGAGCGGAGAGATGGGCGACCTCGCCTTCTTCGCCATCGAGGCGCGGCTCGCCAAGCGGCTTGGGCTCCTGTCCGGCATCAGCGCCGACAAGGATGGCTGGATCGAGCTCTCGCAGGCCGAGCTTGCCGAATTCCTCGGCGCCACGCGCGAATCCGTCAACAAGACGCTCAACGACTGGCGCTCGCGCGGCGTGATCGAGCTTCGCCGTGGCGGCGTGCGCGTCGTCAGCGCGGCGAAGCTGCGCGGCATCGCCAGCGCCGGCGAGGACGACTGAGCCGTCTCCCGCCGTAGGCTGCGACTTGCCCTACAGCCGCGAGATCATGAAGCGCAGCGCCGCCCGGCTCGGCATGAAGAAATAGCCGCCGCCGCGCGTCGTCACGAAGCTCGGCATCTCCCGCAGCACCACGTTGCCTTCCCATTTCGGGATCGAGAACCGGCCCTTGCCTTCGTTCGCGCCGATCGCCGGGTCCTTCTCGCCCGCGAGGCCGTGGAAGGAACGGGCCGACACCCAGGTCTGCTGCATGAACTCGTACTGACGCTCGATGTCGGCGTTGAGGCACATGAAGAGCAGGCCCTTCTCGGTCTCGCCCTTCTTGGCCCCCGGCACTTCGTAGGTGCGACCGACGCGCAGGATGCGGTGCCGCTTGCCGATGCTGATCTGCGTGGCGTGGTCGTCGCCCAGCGAATCGCGCGGGTTGGAGCGGCGGATATGTGCCCCGAACGGACAGCGCAGCCCCTGCGGGTCCTCGGCGCCGTAGGAGAAGGCGTTGTCGACCGGCCGATCCGGCCGGCCTTCGGGATTGCGCACCAGCGACGAGCCATCCTTCCAGCGGCCCATCATCTTGGCCGCGATCCACTCCGGCGTGATCGACGGGTCGTCGTGCTCCTTGGCCTTGGTTTTCGCGGCGAAGACGCAATAATCGTCGAAGGCGTCGACGTGCTGCTCGAACTGACGCACGACGATGAAGGAGCCGTTGCGGCCGAAATCGTGCAGCGCGTCCGTCGTGCCGTCGGCGCCGCGCCGGAAGCGCAGCGAGGACAGGATGCCCGACGGATCGTGGTGCGCCTTGACGGCCGGCGACACCGGATAGAAGCCGTGCTCGTCGCGATAGCCGAACAGGAATTCGCCAGCGGCAACCACGTTGGCCTCCGGCGCGCCGCCATGGGCGCGCGCCGTGCCGCGCACCGCCGGCTGCGAGATGCCGTCGGCGAAGCCGAAATGCTCGATCGCCCGGCCGTTGCGGCGCACGGTCTCGGCCCGTTCGTGGCTGGCCGCCGCGGCGCGATTGTAGCGCTTGGTCTCGAGCGGCGCCTGGCGTTTGGTTTCGAGTGGCAGATCGAACCCCGGCGACAGGCCGGCAGCCTTCGCGCGCTTCTTCACCTCGGCGACTTTCTTCGCCAGCAGCGACGGGTCCTTGGCATAGCAGAGGACGATCATGTCGACCGGCTTTTCGGGCGAGCCCCAGCGCCATTTTCCGGGCTGGCTCTCGCCGATGTCGTCGAGGATGCGGCTGCGCTCGGGATGGCCCATGCCCTGCAGGAAGGCGTTGGGGAAACGCTTCAGCGCCTCCTCGTCGGCGCCGCCGTCGAGCCCCAGCCGGCGCAGCCCGCGCGGACCGAAGGCGATGGTCATCGCCCTGTCGCGCGGGATCGGATCGCCGAAGCTGGTCTGCGCGGTAAGGAACTCCAGCCATGTCCGCCGCCCGTCGCGGCCCAGGCCACCCGGCACCTCGAACGCGGTCAGATGGCCGTAGTCCAGCGCGCCGAAGGCGTTGAAGAAGATCGACTGGATCTCGCCGGACTCCAGCGGCTCCGGCGGTTGCGGCGCCTCCGGCTTCGCGGCCGCCTCGACCAGATCCTGCGAGATGCGCGGCCGCGGGCGCGAGCCGAACAGGCTGAGCCAGTCGCGCGCCTCGCCGTCGGTGGCGCGGCAGATGCCCCGCCGGATGCGCGAATTGATGCGAATCCGCTGCGTGTTGACCTCGGGATAGGCCGAATACCAGAACAGCGTCGGCACCTGCTGCCGCCTCGCCCAGCGCTTGAAGCGGTCGCCATCGCGGGCGCCATCGCCGAAAAGGTCTTTTGCGCGGGGGAAACCGACCGTGTTGCTCCAAACGCCCGTCAGGCCCGCCGCCGCCTTGGTGATGAAGTCCTCCAGATAGCTCTCCCAGCTCCCACCGTAGTTCGAGAAAAACATCAGCCGGTCGGTCCCCGGTAGCAGCACCCAGCGCGCGAAATGGATCGTGTTGATGTCCGCGAGATATCCCGGCCGGAACACCTTCTGGGCCGAGATGGAGATCAGGTAGAATGCGAGCCGCAGCGCAAGCCGCCGCAGCGTGCCTGGCTTCATCACGGAAATCGCCGTGAGATGGTTCTGGGCGCTGTGATCTTCCCGTTTCTGGATCTTCTCCAGGTCGTCGAGCGGGATCGACTCGACGCCTCGTTTATCGGTCCTCTCGAGCCGATCGAGCGCGAACCGTGCAAGAAAGAGGAGGATCCCGATGACGAAGGCGAGGCCGATCAGGGCCAGCACCAGTGACGTGCCACCGACGAGCAGGTTACGTATGATGCCGGGAGCGGGCCCGAAGACGTACCAGTAGGTGATCCACGCACAGGCGGCGATCAGGGCG
The Mesorhizobium australicum genome window above contains:
- a CDS encoding cytochrome P450 — its product is MITTKYFDGVIKAQAEQGPVSDMPPFDLGRLRSKGGIGEWVKGLIFEDPRWWLKIVRRWWPTVRIGKFVLVTRDADVREILERESEFITPYGLEMTEMAGGSNFILGMQDGPDYRKLKKPLLSAFPPAEVEARVRPIAARHAREIMDRASPGFDAIAGLMKIVPVKICREYFGMIVDDEDEFADWSIALSSIFFSDPTANKATRELAVVAADRMIKAVDRSIAAVREGSALPDTPLSRMVAMIDQGVLKLEEVHSVMLGMISGFAPTNLLAGGNCLDVILSKPEAQTAVRLAVGAGDTKALDKAVLEAMRFKPIWIGPWRYASADLRIAEGTPREKVIPHKSTVMPATLSAMFDPDAVERPDEFDPERPKKTYMVYGHGIHVCIGIEVARVQIGECLRAIFAKKGVRRMPGRAGKMTRIGAFPEHLRIDFEREDLDRIAPQSLVTVALPTKPGVSLGEVRDSVDKLGNPAGDEMRAALDAAGIIHFASIAVADTGKADPATGKPLGMVVLEFSGDGDSRQVIAALAHHASPIVRPILERACDIPAGGDLEELFAKKSIDISPSFGSTAGLVFAGTPGHSVQRIRAEAKLAAFAERIAETPHPGDARGAAGVLAEVREKLKADGGYDWAFRSTESLLERPPGNIRRAIQATLGSFGFTAVLVALIAACAWITYWYVFGPAPGIIRNLLVGGTSLVLALIGLAFVIGILLFLARFALDRLERTDKRGVESIPLDDLEKIQKREDHSAQNHLTAISVMKPGTLRRLALRLAFYLISISAQKVFRPGYLADINTIHFARWVLLPGTDRLMFFSNYGGSWESYLEDFITKAAAGLTGVWSNTVGFPRAKDLFGDGARDGDRFKRWARRQQVPTLFWYSAYPEVNTQRIRINSRIRRGICRATDGEARDWLSLFGSRPRPRISQDLVEAAAKPEAPQPPEPLESGEIQSIFFNAFGALDYGHLTAFEVPGGLGRDGRRTWLEFLTAQTSFGDPIPRDRAMTIAFGPRGLRRLGLDGGADEEALKRFPNAFLQGMGHPERSRILDDIGESQPGKWRWGSPEKPVDMIVLCYAKDPSLLAKKVAEVKKRAKAAGLSPGFDLPLETKRQAPLETKRYNRAAAASHERAETVRRNGRAIEHFGFADGISQPAVRGTARAHGGAPEANVVAAGEFLFGYRDEHGFYPVSPAVKAHHDPSGILSSLRFRRGADGTTDALHDFGRNGSFIVVRQFEQHVDAFDDYCVFAAKTKAKEHDDPSITPEWIAAKMMGRWKDGSSLVRNPEGRPDRPVDNAFSYGAEDPQGLRCPFGAHIRRSNPRDSLGDDHATQISIGKRHRILRVGRTYEVPGAKKGETEKGLLFMCLNADIERQYEFMQQTWVSARSFHGLAGEKDPAIGANEGKGRFSIPKWEGNVVLREMPSFVTTRGGGYFFMPSRAALRFMISRL